The following proteins are co-located in the Leptospira selangorensis genome:
- a CDS encoding alpha/beta fold hydrolase translates to MEVSDPQNKNQENGFFESGGYKLHYTKRDNGKGRALLLLHGFMDSSQTFLFQEEYLSKHFDLYRFDYRGHGDSEWLREGFYHFMLPLVDTKTFIQKFLPEKFHILGHSMGGGLGSRIAGLYPERVESLVSLEGFSSLQDPEKERRRFLGWLENWELSLAGKDRKRQKNFKSVEDAAARLAPIYPRLPKERLLKITETLTRPAEEGGYMWKSDPSYKNGPPVFLSPQFTRHLWETISCNVLVVYGQKTHLALDDSKEVFSHIRNLKYIEIEDAGHNMHHDRPDILENILEEFYVTNLK, encoded by the coding sequence ATGGAAGTTTCGGATCCTCAAAACAAAAACCAAGAAAACGGATTTTTCGAATCCGGCGGATATAAACTCCATTATACAAAAAGAGATAATGGAAAGGGTAGAGCTTTACTTCTACTTCATGGATTTATGGATTCTTCCCAAACCTTTTTGTTCCAGGAAGAATATTTATCCAAACATTTCGATCTTTATCGTTTCGATTATAGGGGACATGGGGATTCAGAATGGTTAAGAGAAGGTTTCTACCATTTTATGCTCCCTTTGGTGGATACAAAAACATTCATCCAAAAATTTCTTCCTGAAAAATTTCATATACTTGGACATTCAATGGGAGGAGGGCTTGGTTCTAGGATTGCAGGTCTCTATCCGGAAAGAGTCGAAAGCCTAGTATCATTGGAAGGATTTAGTTCTCTCCAAGATCCTGAAAAGGAAAGAAGAAGATTCCTTGGCTGGTTGGAAAATTGGGAACTAAGTCTCGCAGGAAAAGATAGAAAACGTCAAAAAAATTTCAAGTCAGTAGAAGATGCAGCTGCAAGACTCGCACCCATATATCCAAGACTTCCTAAAGAAAGACTTTTAAAGATCACCGAAACATTAACGAGACCTGCAGAAGAAGGCGGTTATATGTGGAAGAGCGATCCTTCTTATAAAAACGGGCCTCCCGTATTTTTAAGTCCTCAATTTACCAGACATCTTTGGGAAACTATCTCTTGTAATGTTCTCGTCGTTTACGGACAAAAAACTCATCTTGCACTCGATGATAGCAAAGAAGTATTCTCTCATATTAGAAATTTAAAATATATTGAAATAGAAGATGCAGGTCATAATATGCATCATGATCGTCCGGATATTCTCGAAAACATACTCGAGGAATTCTACGTAACAAATTTAAAGTAA
- a CDS encoding DUF309 domain-containing protein — translation MEFDPEILSILEKVKQGDADASFDYAWEEGRKLYLKGRYFELHEVFEFQWKKEAGGRRFLLHGWIQLAISLNKVFVKPNIRGSKMQAEKSREKFLKLAETGELSPLGAEENTLIIQYLNKLLSNFESEESWDLERIKELSLPEMSENVKELFSSSVFPAS, via the coding sequence ATGGAATTCGATCCTGAAATACTTTCCATATTAGAAAAAGTGAAACAAGGAGACGCAGACGCGAGCTTCGACTACGCATGGGAAGAAGGAAGAAAGTTATACCTGAAAGGAAGATACTTCGAATTACATGAAGTATTTGAATTTCAATGGAAAAAGGAGGCAGGTGGAAGAAGGTTTTTACTACACGGATGGATCCAACTTGCTATTTCCTTGAATAAGGTTTTTGTAAAACCGAATATACGCGGATCTAAAATGCAAGCGGAGAAGTCCAGGGAGAAGTTCCTAAAACTTGCTGAAACAGGAGAACTCTCTCCTTTAGGAGCGGAGGAAAACACGCTTATCATCCAATATTTAAATAAACTTTTAAGTAATTTTGAAAGTGAAGAAAGTTGGGACCTCGAACGAATTAAAGAACTTTCTCTACCTGAAATGTCGGAAAACGTTAAGGAATTGTTTTCAAGTTCCGTTTTCCCAGCATCGTGA
- a CDS encoding PilZ domain-containing protein, with product MKYNRIPSTLNVGFQVLESSKLRIAENVLVGIVHRTEIPLEPGTNLALQVGTISVSGSIDIPMKVIKCDRVSDAEYDVFLNYTEKDFDKIKEIEELIQTLA from the coding sequence ATGAAATACAATAGAATCCCCTCCACTCTCAATGTAGGCTTTCAGGTTTTAGAAAGTTCTAAACTGAGGATTGCAGAAAATGTGCTCGTAGGAATCGTACATAGAACGGAAATCCCTTTGGAGCCTGGGACAAACCTGGCTCTGCAAGTAGGAACGATAAGTGTTTCCGGTTCCATCGATATACCTATGAAGGTGATCAAGTGTGATCGTGTTTCCGATGCGGAATATGATGTATTCTTGAATTATACCGAAAAGGATTTCGATAAGATCAAGGAGATCGAAGAATTGATCCAGACCTTAGCTTAA
- a CDS encoding aldo/keto reductase has product MISTDPFQTLYREPLHEGKKEKFSVGKKGEGSGYFLFREIRLSRIAFGGYRIGLEDQEHKEALQFALHSGVNVIDVSANYGDGEAESLVGKVLDENFKKRQLHRKEIFLVTKAGYIQGRNMKLVESKEKEKDQFPEITYYQPGCYHCISPEFLEDQLERSRKRLGLSTIDAFLLHNPEYFLSYSEKNGVPKEEAQAEYYRRIKDAFQFLEKARKDGKIQFYGISSNTFPLPEEEYTHTSLSKCLQIAEKIAGKENGFAVVQFPANWYEDGFLRNRSQGKTLLEICSNFDLLPLINRPLNSFQAGKGMVRLSYTPQSQAPEQSKILQILELESSLLEPLSPDPNRNSLSKLWQTYGEKVRSEEQFQVLLQKSWIPSLRGIIDEVYSEKGKESAEEYLRVLNTALPLLEEQIRIRSSENLSGLYESLVFRYHPNGDAPESLSSLMVFHLASLLEKGVVLLGMRKRKYVRDILPIFKKQLPEIQRSGWGENGIRS; this is encoded by the coding sequence ATGATTTCTACAGATCCATTTCAGACTTTGTATAGAGAGCCCCTTCACGAGGGAAAAAAGGAAAAATTCTCCGTAGGAAAAAAGGGAGAAGGATCCGGCTATTTTCTATTTCGAGAAATCAGGCTTTCCCGAATCGCGTTCGGTGGATACAGGATCGGACTGGAAGATCAGGAACATAAGGAAGCTCTTCAATTCGCTCTACATTCCGGAGTGAACGTTATCGATGTTTCTGCCAATTATGGAGATGGGGAAGCGGAAAGTTTAGTCGGCAAGGTACTGGATGAAAATTTCAAAAAAAGACAACTGCACCGAAAGGAAATTTTTTTAGTCACCAAAGCAGGATATATCCAAGGACGGAATATGAAGTTGGTCGAGTCCAAAGAAAAGGAGAAGGACCAATTTCCAGAAATCACATATTACCAACCCGGCTGCTATCATTGTATCTCTCCTGAATTTTTAGAAGACCAATTGGAAAGGTCCAGAAAACGCCTAGGACTTTCTACGATTGACGCGTTCTTATTACATAATCCTGAATATTTCCTAAGTTATTCCGAAAAGAATGGAGTTCCAAAAGAAGAAGCCCAAGCGGAATACTACCGCAGGATCAAAGATGCATTTCAATTCTTAGAGAAGGCAAGGAAAGATGGAAAAATCCAGTTTTATGGAATTTCCAGTAATACATTTCCTTTGCCTGAAGAGGAATATACTCATACTTCTTTGTCGAAGTGCCTACAAATCGCAGAGAAAATTGCAGGAAAAGAAAACGGATTCGCAGTCGTTCAGTTCCCTGCGAATTGGTATGAAGACGGATTCCTTCGAAATCGGTCCCAAGGTAAGACTCTTCTTGAAATCTGTAGTAACTTCGACCTTCTTCCCCTGATTAACCGGCCACTCAATTCCTTCCAAGCTGGAAAGGGAATGGTCCGACTTTCTTACACTCCTCAGAGCCAGGCCCCGGAGCAGTCGAAGATACTACAGATCCTAGAACTCGAATCCTCACTCCTGGAACCTCTGTCTCCCGATCCGAATCGGAATTCACTTTCGAAACTTTGGCAAACATACGGGGAGAAGGTCCGCTCCGAAGAACAATTCCAGGTCCTTCTACAAAAATCCTGGATCCCAAGTTTGCGAGGGATCATCGACGAAGTATATTCAGAAAAAGGTAAAGAATCCGCTGAAGAATACTTGCGAGTTTTGAACACTGCACTTCCATTATTGGAAGAACAAATACGGATCCGCTCTTCTGAAAATTTATCCGGACTATATGAAAGCCTGGTCTTCAGATACCATCCAAATGGAGACGCTCCGGAAAGTTTATCTTCTCTCATGGTATTCCATTTAGCTTCTCTTCTGGAAAAAGGGGTAGTCCTTCTCGGAATGAGAAAAAGAAAGTATGTCCGAGACATTCTTCCAATTTTCAAAAAACAACTGCCTGAAATTCAAAGATCAGGATGGGGAGAAAATGGAATTCGATCCTGA
- a CDS encoding succinate dehydrogenase cytochrome b subunit, which translates to MDFQAGYLRSSIGRKTIVAITGIILFGFVFVHMLGNLQIFQEPDKINTYAEFLHNLGGLLWLARGILLVAFVLHVYYALKLSLENKKARPVGYVKESTIQATLSSRYMALTGSVLLAFVIYHLLHFTIGKIQPENFALQETIGDKQRHDVYSMVILGFKNVYVSISYIVAMTLLAFHLRHGVTSVFQSLGFNTTFWAPKTNAFAILYALTIFIGNVSMPVAILLNFVKVPGAQ; encoded by the coding sequence ATGGATTTTCAAGCTGGATATCTAAGGTCGTCCATCGGTAGAAAGACTATCGTTGCGATTACCGGAATCATTCTCTTCGGCTTTGTGTTTGTACACATGCTGGGGAACCTCCAGATCTTCCAAGAACCGGATAAGATTAACACTTACGCTGAGTTCCTACACAATTTAGGCGGACTCTTATGGTTAGCCCGCGGAATTCTTTTAGTAGCGTTCGTATTACACGTTTACTACGCCCTCAAATTGTCTCTTGAAAACAAGAAGGCAAGACCGGTCGGTTATGTAAAAGAAAGTACGATCCAGGCTACTTTGTCTTCCCGCTATATGGCTTTGACAGGTTCCGTATTATTAGCTTTCGTAATATACCATTTGCTTCATTTTACTATTGGTAAGATCCAGCCTGAAAACTTCGCTCTCCAAGAAACCATTGGAGATAAACAAAGACATGATGTTTACTCTATGGTGATCTTAGGATTTAAGAATGTTTACGTTTCTATTTCCTACATCGTAGCGATGACCTTGCTTGCGTTTCACCTTCGTCATGGAGTTACGAGTGTTTTCCAATCTTTAGGATTTAATACTACTTTCTGGGCGCCTAAGACGAACGCATTTGCAATCCTCTACGCCTTGACCATCTTCATCGGCAATGTTTCCATGCCGGTTGCCATTCTTCTCAACTTCGTGAAAGTTCCAGGAGCGCAATAA
- a CDS encoding succinate dehydrogenase/fumarate reductase iron-sulfur subunit, which translates to MDLKLKVWRQKNAKEKGKIVNYDAKGISPDMSFLEMIDVVNEDLIVKGDDPIAFEHDCREGICGSCNIMINGEAHGPLPGVTTCQLHMRSFKDGDTIYLEPWRAKAFPVIKDLVVDRSGFDRIIQSGGFVSINTGGAPDANALPIPKKDADVAMDAATCIGCGACVASCKNASAMLFVSAKVSHLALLPQGQVEKKERVKNMVNAMDKEGFGNCTNQYECEAACPKDIKRDFIRVLNKEFILS; encoded by the coding sequence ATGGACCTCAAACTAAAAGTCTGGAGACAGAAAAACGCAAAAGAGAAAGGCAAAATCGTAAACTACGATGCCAAAGGAATTTCTCCCGATATGTCTTTCTTAGAAATGATAGACGTAGTTAACGAGGACCTGATCGTAAAAGGAGATGATCCGATTGCGTTCGAGCACGATTGTAGAGAAGGTATTTGCGGTTCTTGTAATATTATGATCAATGGAGAGGCTCATGGGCCTCTTCCTGGTGTGACCACCTGCCAACTTCATATGAGAAGTTTTAAAGATGGGGACACTATTTACTTAGAGCCATGGAGAGCGAAAGCATTCCCAGTTATAAAAGACTTGGTAGTGGATCGTAGTGGTTTTGATAGGATCATCCAATCAGGAGGATTCGTAAGTATCAATACCGGAGGAGCTCCTGACGCAAACGCATTACCTATTCCTAAAAAGGATGCCGACGTTGCAATGGACGCGGCAACCTGTATCGGTTGTGGTGCTTGTGTAGCTTCTTGTAAAAATGCTTCCGCTATGTTATTCGTTTCTGCGAAAGTTTCCCATCTTGCATTACTCCCTCAGGGGCAAGTGGAGAAAAAAGAACGTGTGAAAAACATGGTAAACGCAATGGACAAAGAAGGTTTCGGAAATTGTACAAACCAGTACGAGTGCGAAGCAGCTTGTCCTAAAGATATCAAACGGGATTTCATCCGAGTTCTTAACAAAGAATTTATCCTTTCTTAA
- a CDS encoding antitoxin translates to MRKVVSVSLDEELESMLLKSARSQKVSKSEVVQKALKQYFFLTEAKRFRKNLKKYAEKAGYLSEEDIYNDIS, encoded by the coding sequence ATGAGAAAAGTGGTCTCGGTTAGTTTAGATGAGGAATTGGAATCTATGTTACTCAAAAGCGCACGTAGTCAAAAAGTTTCCAAAAGTGAAGTGGTCCAAAAGGCACTGAAACAATACTTCTTCTTAACCGAAGCAAAACGGTTTCGTAAGAACCTAAAAAAATACGCTGAAAAAGCGGGATATCTCAGCGAGGAAGATATCTATAATGATATCTCTTGA
- a CDS encoding fumarate reductase/succinate dehydrogenase flavoprotein subunit: MSLDSKIPSGPLEKKWDDYKSHIKLVNPANKRKYTVIVIGTGLAGGSASATLAELGYNVKTFCFQDSPRRAHSIAAQGGINAAKNYQNDGDSVYRLFYDTIKGGDFRAREANVYRLAQVSTNIIDQCVAQGVPFAREYGGHLDNRSFGGAQVSRTFYAKGQTGQQLLLGAYSALSRQIGLGNVKMYPRTEMLDVVVIDGHAKGVVIRDLVTGQVTVHSADAVVLASGGYGNVFYLSTNAKGSNVTATFRAYKKGAFFANPCYTQIHPTCIPVSGDHQSKLTLMSESLRNDGRIWVPKKQGDTRNPADIPESERDYYLERKYPSYGNLCPRDIASRSAKEVCDAGFGVGPGGQGVYLDFSSAINRLGEHTIAERYGNLFQMYEQITGENPYKVPMRIYPAVHYTMGGLWVDYNLMSNLPGLFVIGEANFSDHGANRLGASALMQGLADGYFVLPYTIGNYLAEVGFGKTPSTDHAEFKKAETDANTQLNKFLNIKGKRTVDSFHKELGKIMWNNCGMARTDKSLKEALVKIPEIREEFWKNVNVPGSGSDLNQSLEKAGRVADFLEFGELLCLDALTREESCGGHFRTEHQMDDGEAKRDDDKFCHATAWEWKGVGAKPTEHREKLEFENIKLATRSYK, translated from the coding sequence ATGAGTTTAGATTCCAAAATCCCATCGGGTCCCTTGGAAAAAAAATGGGACGATTATAAATCCCATATCAAATTAGTTAACCCGGCTAACAAAAGAAAATATACAGTTATCGTAATCGGAACTGGACTCGCAGGTGGTTCCGCTTCTGCTACACTAGCGGAATTAGGATATAATGTTAAAACATTCTGCTTCCAAGACAGCCCACGTAGAGCTCACTCTATCGCTGCTCAAGGTGGTATCAACGCAGCGAAGAACTACCAAAACGACGGTGACTCAGTTTATCGTTTGTTTTATGACACCATCAAAGGTGGGGACTTTAGAGCGAGAGAAGCTAACGTATATCGTTTAGCTCAAGTTTCTACGAACATTATTGACCAATGTGTGGCTCAAGGTGTTCCATTCGCGAGAGAATATGGCGGACATTTGGATAATAGATCCTTTGGTGGAGCCCAAGTTTCCCGTACTTTCTATGCGAAAGGTCAAACTGGACAACAGCTTCTATTAGGAGCTTATTCCGCACTTTCCAGACAGATCGGTTTAGGAAATGTGAAGATGTATCCTAGAACTGAGATGTTGGATGTGGTTGTAATCGATGGCCATGCAAAAGGTGTTGTGATCCGCGATTTAGTAACCGGCCAAGTAACAGTTCATTCTGCAGACGCGGTAGTTCTTGCATCCGGTGGATATGGTAACGTATTCTACCTTTCTACAAACGCAAAAGGGTCCAACGTAACGGCTACATTTAGAGCTTACAAAAAAGGCGCCTTCTTCGCGAACCCTTGTTACACTCAGATCCACCCTACTTGTATCCCGGTTTCCGGCGACCATCAGTCCAAATTAACTTTGATGTCTGAGTCTCTTAGAAACGACGGACGTATCTGGGTTCCTAAAAAACAAGGGGATACTCGTAACCCTGCGGATATCCCTGAGAGCGAAAGAGATTATTACTTAGAAAGAAAGTATCCAAGTTACGGAAACCTTTGTCCTCGCGATATCGCATCCCGTTCTGCGAAAGAAGTTTGTGATGCAGGATTCGGTGTAGGACCAGGCGGCCAAGGTGTGTATCTAGACTTCTCCTCAGCAATCAATCGTTTGGGAGAACATACAATCGCGGAAAGATACGGTAACCTCTTCCAGATGTATGAGCAGATCACTGGAGAAAATCCTTATAAAGTTCCAATGAGAATTTACCCTGCAGTTCACTATACAATGGGCGGACTCTGGGTAGATTATAACCTAATGAGTAATCTTCCAGGCTTATTCGTGATTGGCGAAGCAAACTTCTCTGACCACGGAGCAAACAGATTGGGAGCTTCTGCACTGATGCAAGGTCTTGCTGATGGATATTTCGTTCTTCCTTACACTATCGGAAATTATCTGGCAGAAGTAGGATTCGGAAAAACTCCTTCTACAGATCATGCCGAATTCAAAAAGGCAGAAACTGACGCAAACACTCAACTCAATAAATTCCTAAACATTAAAGGAAAGAGAACTGTTGATTCTTTCCATAAAGAACTCGGAAAGATCATGTGGAATAATTGCGGAATGGCAAGGACAGACAAGAGCCTAAAAGAAGCTCTCGTGAAAATTCCTGAGATCAGAGAAGAATTCTGGAAAAATGTAAACGTCCCAGGTTCAGGTTCTGATCTAAATCAATCCTTGGAAAAAGCAGGAAGAGTTGCGGACTTCTTAGAGTTCGGAGAACTTCTCTGCTTAGATGCTCTTACAAGAGAAGAATCTTGTGGAGGCCATTTCCGTACTGAACACCAGATGGATGACGGAGAAGCAAAACGTGACGACGATAAATTCTGTCATGCAACTGCTTGGGAATGGAAAGGTGTAGGCGCAAAACCTACGGAGCACAGAGAAAAACTGGAATTCGAGAATATCAAACTCGCTACGAGGAGCTACAAATAA
- a CDS encoding S41 family peptidase yields MKYRLLTLSIFSFYFISSGLLSNPVTEDKFAEELKFIDVSIKEANRLSFDPKKFDERLGYIKASQKILASLEPPKFLLPAEQSYKILDSIPSTYIKSNEPDETPFGTQWADIPFSKEDFSNIFKMVLEKNKPENYRNVTLLAVNGLFASYDPDSKIFSDQMQQSAFGVGVKLGSDSLGRIFIEKIDENSPSEKAGLTIDDQILSVNEIRVTGKNPEFVESLLEGKEKTKLKLSFIRSGLNSEKTITISTEPEPVLSQNLQSKVFGKKSQIAYIRILSFNNVSEDKRPLDALVTEEFKKIIEESKVKGNKIQGIVLDLRQNQGGFLNLCISVADLFLKSGIVTDRREKNRSPDTVYASPSQITDIPLFVLINYRTAVGAELVAGALRANYRAVLIGEPSYGSAAIHKLSMHPANAMNEKYYLKVWAGQFSLPTGESLEGRGIQPDILVSEAENGKFPFRKRKKGNVLNPGADLSPITFRLLNSYSKEMLLKAENISKSVSSGKNHSEILLNKMIAAVEYLLLETEAK; encoded by the coding sequence ATGAAATACAGACTTTTAACCCTATCGATCTTTTCTTTCTACTTTATAAGTTCCGGTTTGTTATCTAATCCGGTAACAGAAGACAAATTTGCCGAAGAATTAAAATTCATCGATGTCTCTATAAAAGAGGCGAATCGATTGAGCTTTGATCCCAAAAAATTTGATGAAAGATTGGGGTATATCAAGGCCTCTCAAAAAATATTAGCTTCTTTAGAACCTCCTAAGTTTTTACTGCCCGCAGAACAATCTTACAAGATCTTAGATTCAATACCTAGTACTTATATAAAATCGAATGAACCGGATGAAACACCTTTCGGGACCCAATGGGCAGATATCCCTTTTTCTAAGGAAGATTTTTCTAATATATTCAAGATGGTGCTGGAAAAGAATAAACCTGAGAATTATAGAAATGTCACTTTGTTAGCTGTGAATGGTCTATTTGCTTCTTACGATCCGGATTCAAAGATTTTTTCAGATCAAATGCAGCAGTCGGCTTTCGGTGTCGGCGTTAAATTAGGTTCCGATTCCTTAGGAAGGATATTTATAGAAAAGATCGATGAAAATTCTCCTAGCGAAAAAGCAGGATTAACAATCGATGATCAAATTTTAAGCGTAAACGAGATCCGAGTAACTGGTAAAAACCCTGAATTTGTTGAAAGTCTTTTGGAAGGAAAAGAGAAAACAAAATTAAAACTCAGCTTTATAAGATCTGGGTTGAATTCAGAAAAAACGATTACTATTAGTACGGAACCAGAGCCTGTTCTCTCGCAAAATTTACAGAGTAAGGTATTCGGAAAAAAATCCCAAATCGCATATATACGAATTTTATCTTTTAATAATGTTTCGGAAGATAAAAGACCATTGGACGCGCTTGTTACAGAAGAATTCAAAAAGATAATAGAGGAATCCAAGGTTAAGGGAAATAAAATCCAAGGTATTGTTCTCGATTTACGACAAAATCAGGGTGGGTTTCTAAATTTATGTATTTCGGTCGCTGATCTTTTTTTGAAATCCGGGATCGTAACGGATAGAAGGGAAAAAAACCGTAGTCCCGACACTGTTTATGCTAGTCCGAGTCAGATTACCGATATTCCCTTATTTGTACTCATTAATTATAGGACAGCTGTAGGTGCGGAGTTGGTAGCGGGTGCGTTACGTGCCAATTATCGAGCGGTACTAATCGGAGAACCTAGTTATGGTTCCGCAGCAATCCATAAGTTAAGTATGCATCCAGCGAATGCGATGAATGAAAAATATTATTTAAAAGTTTGGGCTGGGCAGTTCTCGTTGCCAACTGGAGAGTCGCTTGAAGGGCGTGGCATCCAGCCGGATATCCTGGTTTCGGAAGCAGAGAATGGGAAATTTCCTTTTCGTAAAAGAAAAAAGGGAAATGTTTTAAATCCTGGAGCTGATCTGAGTCCTATCACATTTCGATTGTTAAACTCGTATTCGAAAGAAATGTTATTAAAAGCGGAGAATATTTCAAAATCCGTTTCTTCAGGAAAAAATCATTCCGAGATCCTTTTGAACAAAATGATTGCTGCTGTTGAATATTTATTGCTCGAGACGGAAGCTAAGTGA
- a CDS encoding putative toxin-antitoxin system toxin component, PIN family, translating to MKIVLDTNVLLSSYLFQGYTAEVFDHVWLNHEIILSEWILAEFREVCSRKFKIKEIEIQEVLNHLRGGTKVYQPHGLPPNICSDPDDDNILHIAEFSKADWILSGDSDLLKLKHFQKIEIISPRQYKLKFLV from the coding sequence TTGAAAATCGTTCTAGATACGAACGTACTTCTTTCTAGTTATTTATTCCAAGGTTATACTGCAGAAGTGTTCGACCATGTTTGGTTGAATCACGAGATTATATTGTCCGAATGGATCCTTGCAGAATTCAGAGAAGTATGCTCTCGCAAATTTAAGATCAAAGAAATCGAAATCCAGGAAGTTTTAAATCATCTTAGGGGAGGGACAAAGGTTTATCAGCCGCATGGTCTTCCTCCGAATATTTGTTCTGATCCGGACGATGATAATATTCTGCATATTGCCGAATTTTCTAAGGCAGATTGGATCTTAAGCGGGGATTCCGATCTTCTGAAATTAAAACATTTTCAGAAAATCGAAATCATTTCTCCAAGACAATACAAACTGAAGTTTTTGGTCTGA